The Vibrio sp. 10N DNA window CCTGCAATGTCACTTCTCTTGATCTCATCCAAGTTGAGCGATTCAAAGAAGGTTTCTAGTGCTTGCTCTGCCTGGGCATATTCTTGTTCTGCACGGCTAAAATACTCGCGACGATTCGGTTTGGCTAAGCTGTGCACTTTTACCAAGCCAGGCAGCACGGTATCGCTGTGAGTTTCTCTAAGCTTAGTAATCAATGAGTTATTTTTCAGGATAGTTTGTGCGGCGACTAAGTTGTTAGTGTGGCCCATCAACACACCACAGCGTTCGGCATAATGAACCAATTGTGGTTGGCTGTTTTTGTCGAAATAGGTCACATCAACTTTGCTTGCCCATAGCAGCAGTTTTTTAGAAGCGACATTGGCAGTTTTAATGTGCAAAGCGAGGGCCAGTCGCGTTCGCCAACTAGGTTTTAGCAGCTGTTGAGTGAGTAACAATTGGTGTAAATGAAAAAACAGACGCTGTCTTACCGTTAAGAACAAGTGTTCTGCTTTGCTTGAAAAAGGGAAGTAGTGCGAAAAGACAATCATCAATACCACGAGATAAAACAGCGTCATAACGGTTAGGATGATGCCAAAGTGATAGGTCATGGTGTTGTCGATCCCCAACACAAACATCCCCAGCATAAAGAAGATGGTGATCGGCCCTTTAAATAAGTAAAAACCAAGAAAGGTGTAGATAAACAAGAACAGCGCCAATTCAATACCGAGTTCAAGTTGCGGCAAAATAAAGACATATGCGGGGACAGCAAACAGAAACCCGAAGGTGAAAAGAAATCCAAGTGCTTTGGGGTGAAGGGGCATATAAGAGAGCACAGCCATAAAAATCGTTGAGAAAATGACAAAGCCGTAGCCGCCTGGTGGGTTAAATACAATCCATATTCCGCCCGCTACCCAATATGTGACAAAGACCTTGATGGCCGTTTTGAAGTTCTCAGCATCCCACCATAGGAAGGTGCTCTGAGAAGCGACGAGTTTTTCCTTAAATGAGACCGTTTTAGTGATAGAGTCGATACAGCTTATGGTTTCGGCAAGCTTACTGGCGTTGTCATAGAGACGATTCAGCAAATATCCCAAAGTCAGCACAGAGGCTCGAGTCAGATGGTCGCTGTTTGATAGCTTTTCCTCGTCTACTTGCAGCTTTTTCTCCTCAAATCGAAACGACTCTCCACTTGAGCGCGAAGCCAAAAACTGTTGGCTTTGGTCGAGTCGTGTTTCGATTTGCTGAATGAAATTCGGCAGTTCGGCGAGGTAGCGATTGTTGTCGTCGTGGTTGAAACGAGCGTTGGAGGCTGTGGCTAACAACTGAGTGATCTTTTGGCTGTGGTGAATGACTAAGCGCCACTCTTGAAGGTAGGTCGCAACTTCACTGCTTTCTTTTTTCACTACGTTAAAGCGTTGCTCGAGGGCCGTTTGTGCGGCGAACAGCTGTTCGATGAGTTCGTCGACGGAAGGAGGCTCTGCTTCACATGGGTCTGACTCACAAGTGCTGTCCTCAGTCGTTCCGCTGTCAATTTGTTTGATTGCTGACTGAGCAGAACCGGGAAAAGATGGTGAGATTTTAGTGAATGTCTGCTGCTGTATAGACAACGTATCAGCGAGTAATGCCGAGAGATTTTGCTCTGCTTTACTTGGGAAGAGATACACACCTACTAAGGTGTAAATCACCACTCCAAATACCGTCATATAGGCTCTATCAACACCGTACAAAAACGCCCCTTCAGCATCTCCACCGTTGGACATCATCAGCGTCATCACCGCTGTCAGCATAAGCAGGGTAGGGTCGCTCTGATAAGCGTTACGAAAATAGAAGATAAACGACACCACAACCGATACGCTGAACATGTATAACAAGCGGTCTTGAGCAAAAGCGCCAACTAATATAAGTCCGACAACCGCACCGACAATGGTGCCCAATACGCGCAACGTACCTTTCTCAAACGACTCACGCTGACTCCCCGTCGATGCAATGAGCATAACGGTTGTGGCTGCTGTGGAAGCTTGTGGCCATCCCATAGCAAAAGGGATGAGGTAAGCGAGGGTTAGACTCAGCGCCACTTTTGTGGCGAATCGTGCTTTGCTGTTCATCATCCTTGGTTTCAAGAAGGGGCTTAACAGAAATATAGACGGTAAATGATGGGTTGGGAGGCTAACATCAAGAAATTTAAAAACTTTAGGGAGTTTGTTGAACGCCTGTGAGATTGACGACTCCGGAAGATTGGCGGACTGATTTTCTATTTTTAATGAAGTTGCACTGCATATCGGCACAAAATCTTCTAGATTCATAGGAGGGCTCAAAAAAAGGGACTTAACGTGTTGAAACTCAAAGGGCTAAGCGGGAGAACCTTAGTACTGATTTACACGACTTTTGTTATGTGTGTTTTTGCCATCGCTTCTGTTGTTATTTTAGGTCGCGAGTCAAGGCACGCCATAGACTACCTGCAAACCACGGGATCCAATCTAGAGCTACAAGCCGCCAAATTATTTGTTGAGGAATATTTAGATAATGCCAAGGCGCG harbors:
- a CDS encoding FUSC family protein produces the protein MNSKARFATKVALSLTLAYLIPFAMGWPQASTAATTVMLIASTGSQRESFEKGTLRVLGTIVGAVVGLILVGAFAQDRLLYMFSVSVVVSFIFYFRNAYQSDPTLLMLTAVMTLMMSNGGDAEGAFLYGVDRAYMTVFGVVIYTLVGVYLFPSKAEQNLSALLADTLSIQQQTFTKISPSFPGSAQSAIKQIDSGTTEDSTCESDPCEAEPPSVDELIEQLFAAQTALEQRFNVVKKESSEVATYLQEWRLVIHHSQKITQLLATASNARFNHDDNNRYLAELPNFIQQIETRLDQSQQFLASRSSGESFRFEEKKLQVDEEKLSNSDHLTRASVLTLGYLLNRLYDNASKLAETISCIDSITKTVSFKEKLVASQSTFLWWDAENFKTAIKVFVTYWVAGGIWIVFNPPGGYGFVIFSTIFMAVLSYMPLHPKALGFLFTFGFLFAVPAYVFILPQLELGIELALFLFIYTFLGFYLFKGPITIFFMLGMFVLGIDNTMTYHFGIILTVMTLFYLVVLMIVFSHYFPFSSKAEHLFLTVRQRLFFHLHQLLLTQQLLKPSWRTRLALALHIKTANVASKKLLLWASKVDVTYFDKNSQPQLVHYAERCGVLMGHTNNLVAAQTILKNNSLITKLRETHSDTVLPGLVKVHSLAKPNRREYFSRAEQEYAQAEQALETFFESLNLDEIKRSDIAGFYLFLHLKRNVYESLKNVEEASRDIDLDNLKMHRF